Proteins encoded together in one Leishmania donovani BPK282A1 complete genome, chromosome 33 window:
- a CDS encoding dnaj chaperone-like protein: protein MVDLYAVLEVDKRATPEQIKRNYRRLALRYHPDKAGPEGAARFKEVNTAYEVLSNRQKREIYDRYGEAGLEALENPVAGAALATFGSTAPVIIAIAISFTCAVMLLLFLAFLVSFVDGQLRTWSYVKVFSPLFVLDFLVGVPALILLAVFAIMSPLSLHAQCTLLSLLCAVVLTIVIPIAKDRNEAVARARRTDYVQWRLWLIPGYLFSVFAFIAIVMTSLPTERRILDLKSIGLVHLANYTRVGFVFAILQGCCIVVFFALVACRADEVITINYFVVIGLPIFLLLTLFLVNRFMLTLLSSYISDVPPEVAAAAAARELNENGGEAPAPHPNEGCAEGPHSSWRRSPNPMCGGGTEGRRRTHRQPRAETEEQLHSNDAQAHSDRDGEGGEDGERAQQSVSHSKNPYAGQHASVCGVLISMIVATILVGLLMASTAMIAVRLNYYSNHGTYDGVLSLSKACIPLFIIIGNGVLTQLIACLTFCCCGVFMVVEGAAPEPEHGNQQEGKAGSEAELQNNVRTDPARPADQAVAGATHQNEAPRRRPPGAISAAPPHSVAASADEHRKTPRERQPDSTRLSDVD from the coding sequence ATGGTCGACCTCTAcgccgtgctggaggtggaCAAGCGCGCGACGCCGGAGCAGATCAAGCGGAATTACCGCCGCCTTGCCCTGCGCTACCACCCCGACAAGGCGGGTCCAGAAGGCGCTGCCCGCTTCAAGGAGGTGAATACCGCCTATGAGGTTCTCTCCAACCGGCAAAAAAGGGAAATTTACGACCGCTATGGCGAGGCCGGACTGGAGGCGCTGGAAAACCCGGTTGCGGGGGCTGCACTCGCCACCTTCGGCTCCACCGCGCCAGTCATCATCGCAATCGCTATCTCCTTCACCTGCGCTGTCATGCTGTTGCTCTTTCTGGCGTTTTTGGTGTCGTTTGTGGACGGCCAGCTGCGCACGTGGAGCTACGTCAAGGTGTTCTCGCCGCTCTTTGTGTTGGACTTCTTGGTCGGCGTGCCGGCTCTTATCCTCTTAGCGGTGTTCGCCATCATGTCGCCGCTCAGCCTGCACGCACAGTGcacgcttctctctctactGTGTGCCGTCGTGTTGACGATTGTCATCCCGATCGCCAAGGACCGCAACGAGGCAGTCGCCAGGGCTAGACGCACCGACTACGTCCAATGGCGGTTGTGGCTTATCCCCGGATACCTATTCTCCGTATTTGCCTTCATCGCTATTGTGATGACGTCACTGCCGACGGAGAGACGTATTCTCGACCTCAAGTCTATAGGATTGGTGCACCTCGCGAATTACACTCGCGTTGGCTTCGTCTTCGCCATCTTGCAGGGGTGCTGCATCGTTGTCTTCTTTGCCCTGGTGGCGTGCCGCGCTGATGAGGTGATCACCATCAACTACTTCGTCGTCATTGGTCTCCCGATATTTCTGCTGCTCACGCTCTTCCTCGTGAACCGCTTCATGCTTACCTTGTTAAGCAGCTACATCAGCGACGTGCCAcccgaggtggcggcggcggcggcagcgcgtgagCTGAACGAAAATGGTGGCgaggcgcctgcgccgcacccCAACGAGGGCTGCGCCGAAGGCCCGCACTCGTCTTGGCGTCGATCACCGAATCCGAtgtgcggtggtggcaccgagggacgccgccgcacccaTCGACAACCGCGCGCCGAGACTGAAGAGCAGCTACACTCCAATGACGCCCAAGCTCACAGCGACCGTgacggcgagggaggcgaggaTGGAGAGCGGGCGCAGCAGAGTGTGTCACACAGCAAGAACCCGTACGCTGGCCAGCACGCCTCTGTTTGCGGAGTTCTCATCAGCATGATTGTCGCGACTATCCTCGTCGGCCTGCTGATGGCGTCGACCGCCATGATAGCAGTGCGGCTGAACTACTACTCCAACCACGGCACCTATGATGGTGTCCTGTCCCTATCCAAGGCATGCATTCCGCTCTTTATTATTATCGGCAACGGTGTGCTCACGCAGCTCATCGCGTGCCTTACATTCTGCTGTTGCGGTGTCTTCATGGTCGTAGAGGGCGCTGCGCCAGAGCCGGAACACGGCAACCAGCAGGAGGGCAAAGCGGGGAGCGAGGCCGAGCTGCAGAATAACGTCCGCACCGACCCGGCTCGGCCGGCTGACCAGGCGGTAGCTGGTGCGACACACCAAAATGAGGCCCCCAGACGTCGCCCACCTGGAGCAATttctgccgcgcctcctcatTCTGTAGCGGCGTCAGCGGACGAACATCGCAAGACGCCGCGGGAGCGCCAGCCGGACAGCACGCGCCTCTCCGACGTTGATTAG